In Nitrobacteraceae bacterium AZCC 1564, the following proteins share a genomic window:
- a CDS encoding uncharacterized protein (product_source=COG3737; cath_funfam=3.40.1230.10; cog=COG3737; pfam=PF04430; superfamily=64076), with protein MILSPDRSHFGESSQSDAPHLPRSAPIDAYGNGGFRFADMSHRGSLLCLPNAIWAWPVSAPEEITEASLFRVFEHSADIDTLLIGTGAGVWLAPSSLREALRRVKVVLDTMQTGPAIRTYNVMIGERRRVAAALIAVP; from the coding sequence ATGATCTTGTCGCCAGACCGCTCCCATTTTGGCGAATCATCCCAATCAGACGCACCGCACCTTCCTCGATCCGCGCCGATCGATGCTTATGGCAATGGCGGCTTTCGCTTCGCCGATATGTCGCATCGCGGTTCGCTGCTGTGCCTGCCGAACGCCATTTGGGCATGGCCCGTTTCGGCGCCGGAGGAGATCACCGAGGCGTCGCTGTTCCGGGTATTTGAGCACTCCGCAGACATCGACACGCTGTTGATCGGGACCGGGGCAGGTGTCTGGTTGGCGCCATCGAGCTTGCGTGAGGCGCTGCGGCGGGTGAAAGTTGTTCTCGACACGATGCAGACAGGTCCCGCGATCCGCACCTACAATGTCATGATCGGCGAGCGACGCCGCGTCGCGGCTGCATTGATTGCCGTACCATGA
- a CDS encoding murein DD-endopeptidase MepM/ murein hydrolase activator NlpD (product_source=COG0739; cath_funfam=2.70.70.10,3.10.350.10; cog=COG0739; pfam=PF01476,PF01551; smart=SM00257; superfamily=51246,54106) yields MSRFAELISSRRVPHFAVLALVSVGFGGCSADTSTRLSDNSFSNPFASRGAPESTGSVHQGYPQQSYQQPSYQQQGYPQPQRELPQYARPRSAPVISAPLSAPSSTPTSGGGRGMASYTPPSSPIEHTGSTPAPRSVAATPEFNREGGTKIIVGTSDTLDVISRRYNVPQAEILRANGYRGPRVLQPGQQLIIPRRAAQAQPPTLSPAPGTKVAAGLPSSVHVVAPGDTLMNLSRRHHITAAQLAAANNIPVTTQLKIGDKINIPGGKSGSVAAATPAPALASETPKPAAVTQAPAPAAKPVAVASAEPAQKARLASEGHDIPEAQSPAKAAETTNALPTFRWPVRGRVITTYGAKTNGKQNDGINVAVPEGTPIKAAEDGVVAYSGNELKGYGNLILVRHSNGYVTAYAHASELMVKRGDTIKRGQVIAKSGQSGEVGSPQLHFEIRKGSTAVDPLQFLNGA; encoded by the coding sequence ATGTCCCGCTTTGCCGAGTTGATCAGCTCGCGCCGCGTGCCGCATTTCGCGGTCCTGGCGCTCGTTTCAGTGGGGTTCGGAGGCTGCAGCGCAGATACCTCGACGCGCCTTTCCGATAACTCGTTCTCTAATCCTTTTGCTTCGAGGGGGGCGCCGGAGTCTACGGGCTCGGTCCATCAAGGTTACCCTCAGCAGAGTTACCAGCAGCCAAGCTATCAGCAGCAGGGCTATCCGCAGCCGCAGCGTGAGCTGCCGCAGTACGCCCGTCCGCGGTCCGCCCCAGTGATCTCCGCGCCGCTATCTGCGCCTAGCAGTACACCAACATCTGGCGGTGGCCGCGGCATGGCGTCCTATACGCCTCCGTCATCGCCGATCGAACACACCGGCAGCACGCCTGCGCCGCGCTCGGTTGCCGCGACCCCAGAATTCAATCGCGAGGGTGGGACCAAGATCATTGTCGGCACCTCCGATACGCTCGATGTGATTTCGCGCCGCTACAACGTGCCGCAGGCAGAAATCCTTCGCGCGAACGGCTACCGCGGGCCGCGTGTTCTGCAGCCGGGTCAGCAGCTCATCATTCCTCGTCGCGCCGCTCAGGCGCAGCCGCCTACGTTGTCGCCGGCGCCAGGCACAAAAGTGGCAGCGGGCTTGCCGTCGAGCGTGCATGTGGTTGCCCCCGGCGACACGCTGATGAATTTGTCTCGCCGTCATCACATCACCGCCGCGCAACTGGCTGCGGCAAATAACATCCCGGTGACGACGCAGCTCAAGATCGGCGACAAGATCAATATCCCTGGTGGAAAGTCAGGGTCTGTTGCAGCCGCCACTCCGGCACCAGCGCTCGCGTCCGAAACTCCAAAACCGGCCGCTGTGACGCAAGCTCCGGCTCCCGCCGCAAAGCCTGTTGCCGTCGCGTCCGCTGAGCCTGCGCAGAAAGCACGTCTCGCGTCTGAGGGGCACGATATTCCCGAAGCTCAGTCGCCGGCGAAAGCTGCCGAAACAACCAACGCGCTGCCAACATTCCGATGGCCAGTGCGTGGCCGCGTGATCACGACCTACGGCGCAAAGACCAACGGCAAGCAGAACGACGGCATCAATGTTGCTGTTCCGGAAGGCACGCCCATCAAGGCTGCTGAAGATGGCGTCGTTGCCTATTCGGGCAACGAACTGAAGGGATACGGCAACCTGATCCTGGTGCGGCATTCCAACGGTTACGTCACCGCCTATGCCCATGCGAGTGAGCTGATGGTGAAACGCGGCGATACGATCAAACGCGGTCAGGTCATTGCCAAGTCCGGCCAGTCAGGTGAAGTGGGCTCGCCGCAACTTCACTTCGAGATCCGAAAAGGATCTACCGCAGTCGATCCTCTGCAATTCCTCAACGGCGCTTAG
- a CDS encoding DNA-binding transcriptional LysR family regulator (product_source=COG0583; cath_funfam=3.40.190.10; cog=COG0583; pfam=PF03466; superfamily=53850), whose product MVSLSEEGRRFYERVKPSLAAIEEAAVHASGAANVVRGRLRARVAILVTTGVLAGRLGEFLARYSELSVEIITQDKTGDLVADGIDVAISFGDQAAPSLVSRKLLDIRILTVAAPAYLKRHGRPAHPNDLKHHSCIHFRDPATGQAFDWEFHKERKILTVETPSRLTLSDGDALLMECVAGTGIAQVMENAVRGFIERGQLVELFPGWNGETYPLYAFYPSRQHAPAKVRAFIDFMLEIARPKTKTAP is encoded by the coding sequence GTGGTCAGCCTGAGCGAAGAAGGCCGCCGCTTTTATGAGCGTGTCAAACCATCACTCGCGGCGATCGAGGAAGCTGCTGTCCACGCATCCGGCGCCGCCAATGTGGTCCGCGGCCGCCTGCGCGCACGAGTGGCTATTCTCGTCACGACCGGTGTGCTTGCAGGGCGGCTCGGCGAATTCCTTGCCCGCTATTCAGAACTCTCGGTTGAGATCATCACGCAGGACAAGACCGGCGATCTCGTCGCTGACGGCATCGACGTTGCGATCAGCTTTGGCGACCAAGCCGCGCCTTCGCTGGTCTCGCGCAAGCTGCTCGATATCCGCATCCTGACCGTCGCCGCGCCTGCCTATCTTAAACGCCACGGCCGACCAGCTCACCCGAACGACCTTAAGCACCATTCGTGCATTCACTTCCGCGATCCTGCGACCGGACAGGCCTTCGACTGGGAATTCCACAAAGAGCGCAAAATCCTGACAGTTGAGACGCCAAGCCGGCTCACCTTAAGCGATGGCGACGCACTGCTGATGGAATGCGTTGCGGGGACCGGCATCGCCCAGGTGATGGAGAATGCAGTTCGCGGCTTCATCGAGCGCGGACAACTCGTCGAACTGTTTCCGGGATGGAATGGCGAGACATATCCGCTCTACGCCTTTTATCCTTCGCGGCAACATGCGCCGGCAAAGGTTCGCGCTTTCATCGACTTCATGCTGGAAATTGCACGCCCGAAAACCAAAACGGCGCCCTAA
- a CDS encoding preprotein translocase subunit SecD (product_source=KO:K03072; cath_funfam=1.20.1640.10; cog=COG0342; ko=KO:K03072; pfam=PF02355,PF07549; superfamily=82866; tigrfam=TIGR01129; transmembrane_helix_parts=Inside_1_6,TMhelix_7_29,Outside_30_367,TMhelix_368_390,Inside_391_391,TMhelix_392_414,Outside_415_418,TMhelix_419_441,Inside_442_461,TMhelix_462_484,Outside_485_496,TMhelix_497_519,Inside_520_532), which translates to MLYFSRWKALAIILTAVIVCLFAVPNFFPEATVKSWPKWAQRHVVLGLDLQGGSHLLFEVDSNSVKKDKLEQVRDEARRTLRDAKIGYTGLAVRNDTVEVRVKDTDLTNALAKLRELSQPLGGILGSSGQRSLEVSDAGGGLIRLTVPPAAITERIRQTVEQSIQIVEKRINELGTVEPLIQRQGVDRILVQVPGLQDPTRVIELVGKTAKMEFRMVDTSVSPEQAQGGRVPPESEILMSASSPKIPYVIKKQVLVPGADLTDAQPGFDQRTGEPIVTFRFNTSGARKFAQATLENVGQPFAIVLDNEVISAPVIREPITGGSGQISGNFTVQGANDLAILLRAGALPAPLTPIEQRTVGPGLGQDSIAAGELASYVGSVLVIVFMLLTYRLFGFFANVAVAINVAMIFGILSMLNATLTLPGIAGIVLTVGIAVDSNVLIYERIREEVRNGRTAISAIDAGFSRALATIMDSNITTFIAAAVLFYIGTGPVRGFAVTLGIGIITTVFTAFTVTRLIVAMWVSWKRPKTVPI; encoded by the coding sequence ATGTTGTATTTCTCGCGGTGGAAGGCGCTGGCGATCATTCTGACCGCCGTGATCGTTTGCCTTTTCGCGGTTCCGAACTTCTTCCCTGAAGCGACCGTCAAGAGCTGGCCGAAATGGGCCCAGCGTCATGTCGTGCTTGGTCTCGACCTGCAGGGTGGTTCTCACCTTTTGTTCGAAGTCGATTCCAATTCAGTGAAGAAGGACAAGCTGGAGCAAGTTCGCGACGAGGCCCGGCGGACATTGCGCGATGCCAAGATCGGCTACACCGGCCTTGCCGTGCGTAACGACACCGTTGAGGTTCGCGTCAAGGACACTGATCTGACGAACGCACTCGCGAAGCTGCGTGAGCTTTCGCAACCGCTGGGCGGCATTCTGGGATCGAGCGGGCAGCGCAGCCTGGAAGTCAGCGATGCCGGAGGCGGGTTGATCCGGCTCACGGTGCCGCCCGCTGCCATCACCGAGCGAATCCGCCAGACGGTCGAGCAGTCCATCCAGATCGTTGAAAAGCGCATCAACGAACTCGGTACCGTCGAGCCGCTGATCCAGCGCCAGGGCGTTGACCGTATTCTGGTGCAGGTGCCCGGATTGCAGGATCCGACACGTGTGATCGAACTCGTCGGCAAAACCGCGAAGATGGAATTCCGGATGGTGGACACGTCGGTGTCGCCTGAGCAGGCCCAAGGGGGCCGGGTGCCGCCGGAGTCCGAAATCCTGATGAGCGCGTCGTCGCCCAAGATTCCTTATGTCATCAAGAAGCAGGTGCTGGTGCCGGGCGCGGATTTGACCGACGCGCAACCGGGCTTCGATCAGCGCACGGGTGAGCCAATCGTCACCTTCCGCTTCAACACGTCGGGCGCACGCAAGTTCGCACAGGCGACGCTTGAGAATGTCGGCCAGCCGTTTGCCATCGTCCTCGACAATGAGGTGATTTCAGCGCCCGTCATTCGCGAACCCATTACCGGCGGCTCCGGACAGATTTCCGGCAACTTCACCGTGCAGGGCGCGAACGATCTCGCGATTCTGCTGCGAGCGGGCGCGCTGCCCGCGCCGCTGACGCCGATCGAGCAACGGACGGTCGGTCCCGGCCTTGGGCAGGACTCAATCGCGGCCGGCGAACTGGCGTCTTACGTCGGCTCGGTGCTGGTCATCGTCTTCATGTTGCTGACCTATCGCTTGTTCGGTTTCTTCGCCAATGTGGCAGTTGCCATCAACGTGGCGATGATCTTCGGCATCCTGTCGATGTTGAATGCAACGCTAACGCTGCCCGGCATCGCCGGCATCGTTCTGACGGTTGGTATTGCGGTGGACTCCAACGTGCTGATCTACGAGCGTATCCGTGAAGAGGTGCGCAACGGCCGCACCGCTATCTCAGCGATTGACGCTGGGTTCAGCCGTGCGTTGGCGACGATCATGGACTCCAACATCACGACGTTTATCGCGGCGGCCGTGTTGTTCTACATCGGCACGGGCCCGGTTCGCGGCTTTGCCGTCACGCTCGGCATTGGCATCATCACCACCGTGTTCACGGCGTTCACTGTTACGCGGCTGATCGTCGCGATGTGGGTGAGCTGGAAGCGGCCAAAGACCGTTCCGATTTGA
- a CDS encoding preprotein translocase subunit YajC (product_source=KO:K03210; cog=COG1862; ko=KO:K03210; pfam=PF02699; smart=SM01323; superfamily=50800; tigrfam=TIGR00739; transmembrane_helix_parts=Outside_1_19,TMhelix_20_39,Inside_40_105) — MLITPAFAQAAGAAGDTNSMLMSLLPFALIFVIMYFLILRPQQKKLKDHQELVKNIRRGDTVITNGGLVGKVTKVVDDDQIEVEISDGVRIRQMAPDDYRRPDQG, encoded by the coding sequence ATGCTGATTACCCCTGCCTTTGCCCAGGCTGCCGGTGCTGCCGGTGACACCAACAGCATGCTGATGTCGCTGCTGCCGTTCGCGTTGATCTTCGTGATCATGTACTTTCTGATCCTGAGGCCCCAGCAGAAGAAGCTGAAGGACCATCAGGAGTTGGTAAAGAACATCCGGCGGGGAGATACTGTCATCACGAATGGCGGTCTCGTCGGCAAGGTTACCAAGGTCGTGGATGACGACCAGATCGAGGTGGAAATCTCCGACGGCGTCCGCATCCGCCAGATGGCGCCAGATGATTACCGGCGTCCGGACCAAGGGTGA
- a CDS encoding putative AAA+ superfamily ATPase (product_source=COG2607; cog=COG2607; ko=KO:K06923; pfam=PF05673; smart=SM00382; superfamily=52540), whose protein sequence is MSKKSRKTSLASPKKATQQKTSKPATKRPAPVATPGADERIAKALEAIAASLSAAAIKPTAADSLKAAAAFIWHPDGRLTPVPRVNRVELGLLKGVDRMRDILIENTERFATGLPANNALLWGARGMGKSSLVKAAHATVNALPDVNGRLKLIEIHREDIESLPNLMALLRESDFHFIVFCDDLSFDGNDASYKSLKAVLEGGIEGRPENVILYATSNRRHLLARDMIENERSTSINPGEAVEEKVSLSDRFGLWLGFHKCSQDEYLDMVKGYCRHFGVKIAESDLEREALEWATTRGSRSGRVAWQFTQELAGRMGVRLTASN, encoded by the coding sequence ATGTCGAAAAAGTCACGTAAAACAAGCCTCGCCAGCCCCAAAAAGGCGACTCAGCAGAAGACCTCGAAGCCCGCGACAAAACGCCCAGCGCCCGTCGCCACACCCGGCGCCGACGAGCGGATCGCCAAGGCGCTTGAAGCCATCGCCGCCAGCCTCTCGGCCGCCGCCATCAAACCGACCGCAGCAGATTCCCTCAAGGCAGCCGCCGCCTTTATCTGGCACCCCGACGGACGGCTCACGCCGGTTCCCCGGGTCAACCGCGTCGAACTCGGCCTCCTGAAGGGGGTCGACCGGATGCGCGATATCCTGATCGAAAACACCGAACGGTTTGCCACGGGACTGCCAGCGAACAATGCCCTGCTGTGGGGCGCCCGCGGTATGGGGAAGTCGTCGCTGGTGAAGGCTGCTCACGCAACCGTTAACGCCCTGCCCGATGTGAACGGCCGGCTGAAGCTGATTGAGATCCATCGCGAGGACATCGAAAGCCTGCCAAACCTGATGGCATTGCTGCGCGAGTCGGATTTCCATTTCATCGTGTTTTGCGATGACCTGTCGTTCGACGGGAACGATGCGTCTTACAAATCGCTCAAGGCCGTGCTGGAAGGCGGCATCGAAGGCCGGCCTGAAAACGTCATTCTCTACGCGACGTCCAACCGCCGTCACCTGCTGGCCCGCGACATGATCGAGAACGAGCGCTCGACCTCAATCAATCCTGGTGAGGCCGTCGAGGAGAAAGTCTCGCTGTCGGACCGCTTCGGCCTGTGGCTCGGCTTCCACAAGTGCAGCCAGGACGAGTACCTCGATATGGTGAAAGGCTACTGCCGCCACTTCGGCGTGAAGATCGCGGAGAGCGATCTGGAACGTGAAGCGCTCGAGTGGGCCACGACGCGCGGCTCACGATCGGGCCGCGTGGCTTGGCAATTTACGCAGGAACTGGCGGGCCGGATGGGTGTCCGGCTCACCGCCAGCAACTGA
- a CDS encoding preprotein translocase subunit SecF (product_source=KO:K03074; cath_funfam=1.20.1640.10; cog=COG0341; ko=KO:K03074; pfam=PF02355,PF07549; superfamily=82866; tigrfam=TIGR00966; transmembrane_helix_parts=Outside_1_3,TMhelix_4_26,Inside_27_45,TMhelix_46_68,Outside_69_160,TMhelix_161_180,Inside_181_186,TMhelix_187_209,Outside_210_213,TMhelix_214_236,Inside_237_266,TMhelix_267_289,Outside_290_298,TMhelix_299_321,Inside_322_341) → MTHTIIIALAIFIVVLTVLSIYGVIPALRIVPDDTKFDFMRFRRISFPISAAMSILAITLYFTHGLNFGIDFKGGTLLEIQTKSGPADMAALRTQLGTLNFGDVQLQQFGGPNDVLIRIAEQPGGDQAQQEAVQKVRQLFGDTVDYRRVEVVGPRVSGELLAYGTIGLMLAIFSILIYLWFRFEWQFALGAMIANVHDIVLTLGFMSVTQIEFDLTSIAALLTILGYSLNDTVVIYDRIREMLRRYKKMPMTDLLNASINSTLSRSIITHVTVTLALLALLLFGGKAIHSFTATMMFGVVLVGTYTSIFIAAPILIYLGVGTNRAGGEEEDKPSKDKSSKK, encoded by the coding sequence GTGACTCATACGATTATTATCGCGCTTGCCATCTTCATCGTCGTCCTGACGGTGTTGAGCATCTACGGCGTCATTCCAGCCCTTCGTATCGTTCCGGACGACACGAAGTTCGACTTCATGCGCTTTCGCCGGATCAGCTTTCCGATCTCGGCGGCGATGTCGATCCTGGCAATCACGCTGTATTTTACCCACGGCCTGAATTTCGGCATCGATTTCAAGGGCGGCACGCTGCTTGAAATCCAGACCAAGTCGGGCCCTGCGGATATGGCGGCGCTGCGCACCCAATTGGGCACGCTGAACTTCGGTGACGTTCAGCTTCAGCAGTTTGGCGGTCCGAACGACGTTCTGATCCGCATTGCCGAACAGCCGGGCGGTGATCAGGCTCAGCAAGAGGCCGTGCAGAAGGTGCGTCAGCTATTCGGCGATACCGTTGACTATCGCCGCGTCGAAGTCGTCGGTCCTCGCGTGTCGGGCGAGTTGCTCGCCTATGGCACCATCGGCCTGATGCTCGCGATATTCTCGATCCTGATCTACCTCTGGTTCCGCTTCGAATGGCAGTTTGCGTTGGGCGCGATGATCGCCAACGTTCACGACATCGTGCTGACGCTAGGCTTTATGTCGGTGACACAGATCGAGTTCGATCTGACCAGTATCGCGGCGCTGCTGACCATTCTCGGCTACTCGCTCAACGACACCGTCGTCATCTACGACCGTATTCGCGAAATGCTGCGGCGTTATAAGAAGATGCCGATGACCGACCTGCTCAATGCGTCGATCAATTCGACGCTGTCGCGCTCGATCATCACCCACGTCACCGTGACGTTGGCGTTGCTTGCGCTGCTGCTGTTCGGCGGCAAGGCGATCCACAGCTTCACTGCCACGATGATGTTCGGCGTGGTGCTGGTCGGTACTTATACGTCGATCTTCATCGCGGCGCCGATCCTGATCTATCTCGGTGTGGGCACCAATCGGGCTGGTGGCGAAGAAGAAGACAAACCGTCGAAAGATAAATCGTCAAAGAAGTGA
- a CDS encoding phytoene synthase (product_source=KO:K02291; cath_funfam=1.10.600.10; cog=COG1562; ko=KO:K02291; pfam=PF00494; superfamily=48576), which translates to MTTTASSDAAFCADLVRTRDFTSYAASLFVPPAPRRAWLALAAFSSEVSHVRDHVSQALTGEIRLQWWRDALTGQAGRTEHSEVTGNPVAAELLRAITEYKLPVETFIRLIDAHVFDVYDDPMPDIAALEAHCRDTSAALYALRARTLSVTAPEVSRIADHAGIAEGLVDVMLALPRHSARRQLYLPADLMNLHDVVAEDVFMQKSDKPLREALAHLRREARKQLDTAFALMGNAPAASRPAFLPLVMVQRILSKLDASSPFDPPSTSRLATLWTIWRAASGAPFKS; encoded by the coding sequence ATGACGACAACTGCTTCTAGTGACGCTGCGTTTTGCGCCGATCTGGTGCGTACGCGCGATTTTACCAGCTATGCCGCAAGCCTGTTTGTCCCGCCTGCACCACGCCGCGCGTGGCTCGCACTGGCCGCATTCAGTAGTGAAGTCTCTCACGTGCGCGACCATGTCAGTCAGGCGCTGACGGGCGAGATCCGCTTGCAGTGGTGGCGTGATGCTTTGACAGGGCAGGCAGGCAGAACGGAACACAGTGAGGTCACGGGCAATCCGGTGGCCGCAGAGTTGCTGCGGGCGATTACGGAATACAAGCTGCCGGTCGAGACTTTTATTCGATTGATCGATGCGCATGTATTCGATGTCTACGACGATCCCATGCCCGATATCGCTGCGCTTGAGGCGCATTGCCGCGATACGTCCGCTGCGCTCTATGCATTGCGCGCCCGCACCTTGAGCGTGACCGCGCCCGAGGTCTCGCGGATTGCCGATCACGCCGGCATTGCCGAAGGACTGGTCGATGTGATGCTTGCATTGCCCCGGCACAGTGCGCGGCGGCAGCTCTATCTGCCCGCTGATCTCATGAACCTTCATGACGTGGTCGCGGAGGATGTGTTCATGCAGAAATCAGACAAACCGCTGCGAGAGGCTCTGGCTCATCTCCGCCGTGAAGCCCGCAAGCAACTGGACACTGCGTTCGCGCTGATGGGGAACGCACCGGCCGCCTCGCGGCCGGCTTTCCTGCCCTTGGTGATGGTGCAGCGAATCCTGTCAAAGCTAGACGCATCGAGTCCGTTCGATCCACCATCGACGTCCCGCCTGGCAACGCTCTGGACGATCTGGCGCGCGGCAAGCGGGGCGCCGTTCAAGAGCTGA